The Equus asinus isolate D_3611 breed Donkey chromosome 4, EquAss-T2T_v2, whole genome shotgun sequence genome has a segment encoding these proteins:
- the ZEB2 gene encoding zinc finger E-box-binding homeobox 2 isoform X2, which yields MVNYDNVVDTGSETDEEDKLQIAEEDGIANPLDQERSPASVPNHESSPHVSQGLLPREEEEDEIRESGVEHTWHTSNILQASVDGPEEMKEDYDTMGPEATIQTTVNNGTVKNANCTSDFEEYFAKRKLEERDGHAVSIEEYLQRSDTAIIYPEAPEELSRLGTPEANGQEENDLPPGTPDAFAQLLTCPYCDRGYKRLTSLKEHIKYRHEKNEENFSCPLCSYTFAYRTQLERHMVTHKPGTDQHQMLTQGAGNRKFKCTECGKAFKYKHHLKEHLRIHSGEKPYECPNCKKRFSHSGSYSSHISSKKCIGLISVNGRMRNNIKTGSSPNSVSSSPTNSAITQLRNKLENGKPLSMSEQTGLLKIKTEPLDFNDYKVLMATHGFSGTSPFMNGALGATSPLGVHPSAQSPMQHLGVGMEAPLLGFPTMNSNLSEVQKVLQIVDNTVSRQKMDCKAEEISKLKGYHMKDPCSQPEEQGVTSPNIPPVGLPVVSHNGATKSIIDYTLEKVNEAKACLQSLTTDSRRQISNIKKEKLRTLIDLVTDDKMIENHNISTPFSCQFCKESFPGPIPLHQHERYLCKMNEEIKAVLQPHENIVPNKAGVFVDNKALLLSSVLSEKGMTSPINPYKDHMSVLKAYYAMNMEPNSDELLKISIAVGLPQEFVKEWFEQRKVYQYSNSRSPSLERNSKPLAPNSNPPTKDSLLPRSPVKPMDSITSPSIAELHNSVTNCDPPLRLTKPSHFTNIKPVEKLDHSRSNTPSPLNLSSTSSKNSHSSSYTPNSFSSEELQAEPLDLSLPKQMKEPKSIIAAKNKTKASSINLDHNSVSSSSENSDEPLNLTFIKKEFSNSNNLDNKSTNPVFGMNPFSAKPLYTALPPQSAFPPATFMPPVQTSIPGLRPYPGLDQMSFLPHMAYTYPTGAATFADMQQRRKYQRKQGFQGELLDGAQDYMSGLDDMTDSDSCLSRKKIKKTESGMYACDLCDKTFQKSSSLLRHKYEHTGKRPHQCQICKKAFKHKHHLIEHSRLHSGEKPYQCDKCGKRFSHSGSYSQHMNHRYSYCKREAEEREAAEREAREKGHLEPTELLMNRAYLQSITPQGYSDSEERESMPRDGESEKEHEKEGEDGYEKLGRQDGDEEFEEEEEESENKSMDTDPETIRDEEETGDHSMDDSSEDGKMETKSDHEEDNMEDGM from the exons TTAAGAATGCAAATTGCACATCAGACTTTGAGGAATACTTtgccaaaagaaaactggaggaaCGCGATGGCCATGCAGTCAGCATCGAGGAGTACCTTCAGCGCAGTGACACAGCCATTATTTACCCAGAAGCCCCTGAGGAGCTGTCTCGCCTTGGCACGCCAGAGGCCAATGGGCAAGAAGAAAATG ACCTGCCACCTGGAACTCCAGATGCTTTTGCCCAACTGCTGACCTGCCCCTACTGCGACCGGGGCTACAAGCGCTTGACATCACTGAAGGAGCACATCAAGTACCGCCACGAGAAGAATGAGGAGAACTTTTCCTGCCCTCTTTGTAGCTACACGTTTGCCTACCGCACGCAGCTCGAGCGGCATATGGTGACGCACAAGCCAGGGACAGATCAG CACCAAATGCTGACCCAAGGAGCAGGTAACCGCAAGTTCAAATGCACAGAGTGCGGCAAGGCCTTCAAATACAAACACCATCTGAAGGAGCACCTGCGAATTCACAGCG GTGAAAAACCATACGAGTGCCCAAACTGCAAGAAACGTTTCTCCCATTCTGGTTCCTACAGTTCACACATCAGCAGCAAGAAATGTATTGGTTTAATCTCTGTAAATGGCCGAATGAGAAACAATATCAAGACGGGTTCTTCCCctaattctgtttcttcttctcctactAATTCAGCCATTACCCAGTTAAGAAACAAATTGGAGAACGGAAAACCACTTAGTATGTCTGAACAAACAGGcttacttaaaattaaaacagaaccACTAGACTTCAATGACTATAAAGTTCTTATGGCCACACACGGGTTTAGTGGCACTAGTCCCTTTATGAATGGTGCACTTGGAGCCACCAGCCCTTTAGGAGTTCATCCGTCTGCTCAGAGTCCAATGCAGCACTTAGGTGTAGGGATGGAAGCCCCTTTACTTGGATTTCCCACAATGAATAGTAATTTAAGCGAGGTACAAAAAGTTCTACAGATTGTAGACAATACGGTTTCCAGGCAAAAAATGGACTGCAAGGCTGAAGAAATTTCAAAGTTGAAAGGTTATCACATGAAGGATCCATGCTCTCAACCTGAGGAACAAGGAGTTACTTCTCCTAATATTCCACCTGTCGGTCTTCCAGTAGTGAGTCATAATGGTGCCACTAAAAGTATTATTGACTATACATTAGAAAAGGTCAATGAAGCCAAAGCTTGCCTCCAGAGCTTGACTACTGACTCAAGGAGACAGATCAGtaatataaagaaagagaagctACGTACTTTAATAGATTTGGTCACCGATGATAAAATGATTGAGAACCACAACATATCCACTCCGTTTTCATGCCAGTTCTGTAAAGAAAGTTTCCCTGGCCCCATTCCCTTGCATCAGCATGAACGTTACCTTTGTAAGATGAATGAAGAGATCAAGGCAGTCCTGCAACCTCATGAAAACATAGTCCCCAACAAAGCTGGAGTTTTTGTTGATAATAAAGCCCTCCTCTTGTCATCTGTACTTTCTGAGAAAGGAATGACAAGCCCCATCAACCCATACAAGGACCACATGTCTGTACTTAAAGCATATTATGCTATGAACATGGAGCCCAACTCTGATGAACTGCTGAAAATTTCCATTGCTGTGGGCCTTCCTCAGGAATTTGTGAAGGAATGGTTTGAGCAACGAAAAGTCTACCAGTATTCAAATTCCAGGTCACCATCACTGGAAAGGAACTCCAAGCCGTTAGCTCCCAACAGTAACCCTCCCACAAAAGACTCTTTATTACCCAGGTCTCCTGTAAAACCTATGGACTCCATAACATCACCGTCTATAGCAGAACTCCACAACAGTGTTACGAATTGTGATCCTCCTCTCAGGCTAACAAAACCTTCCCATTTTACCAATATTAAACCAGTTGAAAAATTGGACCACTCGAGGAGTAATACTCCTTCTCCCTTAAATCTTTCCTCCACATCTTCTAAAAACTCCCACAGTAGTTCTTACACTCCAAACAGCTTCTCTTCTGAGGAGCTCCAGGCTGAGCCTTTGGACTTGTCATtaccaaaacaaatgaaagaaccCAAAAGTATTATAGCcgcaaagaacaaaacaaaagctaGCAGCATAAATTTAGACCACAACAGTGTTTCTTCATCATCTGAAAACTCAGATGAGCCTCTAAACTTGACTTTTATCAAGAAGGAGTTTTCGAATTCAAATAATCTGGACAACAAAAGCACTAACCCAGTGTTCGGCATGAACCCATTTAGTGCCAAACCTTTATACACGGCTCTTCCTCCACAAAGCGCATTTCCCCCGGCCACTTTCATGCCACCAGTCCAGACCAGTATCCCTGGGCTCCGACCATACCCAGGACTGGATCAGATGAGCTTCCTACCACATATGGCCTATACCTATCCAACTGGAGCAGCTACTTTTGCTGATATGCAGCAAAGAAGAAAGTACCAGCGGAAACAAGGATTTCAG GGAGAATTGCTTGATGGAGCACAAGACTACATGTCAGGCCTAGATGACATGACAGACTCCGACTCCTGTCTGTCTCGAAAGAAGATCAAGAAGACAGAGAGTGGCATGTATGCATGTGACTTATGTGACAAGACATTCCAGAAAAGCAGTTCCCTTCTGCGACATAAATACGAACACACAG GAAAAAGACCACATCAGTGTCAGATTTGTAAGAAAGCGTTTAAACACAAGCACCACCTTATCGAGCACTCGAGGCTTCACTCAGGCGAGAAGCCCTATCAGTGTGATAAATGTGGCAAGCGCTTCTCACACTCGGGCTCCTACTCGCAGCACATGAATCACAGGTATTCCTACTGCAAGCGGGAGGCGGAGGAGCGGGAAGCGGCGGAGCGCGAGGCGCGCGAGAAAGGGCACTTGGAACCCACCGAGCTGCTGATGAACCGGGCTTACTTGCAGAGCATTACTCCTCAGGGGTACTCTGACTCGGAGGAGCGGGAGAGTATGCCGAGGGATGGCGAGAGCGAGAAGGAGCACGAGAAGGAAGGCGAAGATGGCTATGAGAAGCTGGGGAGACAGGATGGCGATGAGGAgtttgaggaggaagaggaagaaagtgaaaataaaagtatgGATACGGATCCCGAAACGATACGAGATGAAGAGGAGACTGGAGATCACTCCATGGACGATAGTTCGGAGGATGGGAAAATGGAAACCAAATCAGACCACGAGGAAGACAATATGGAAGATGGCATGTAA
- the ZEB2 gene encoding zinc finger E-box-binding homeobox 2 isoform X4: MKEDYDTMGPEATIQTTVNNGTVKNANCTSDFEEYFAKRKLEERDGHAVSIEEYLQRSDTAIIYPEAPEELSRLGTPEANGQEENDLPPGTPDAFAQLLTCPYCDRGYKRLTSLKEHIKYRHEKNEENFSCPLCSYTFAYRTQLERHMVTHKPGTDQHQMLTQGAGNRKFKCTECGKAFKYKHHLKEHLRIHSGEKPYECPNCKKRFSHSGSYSSHISSKKCIGLISVNGRMRNNIKTGSSPNSVSSSPTNSAITQLRNKLENGKPLSMSEQTGLLKIKTEPLDFNDYKVLMATHGFSGTSPFMNGALGATSPLGVHPSAQSPMQHLGVGMEAPLLGFPTMNSNLSEVQKVLQIVDNTVSRQKMDCKAEEISKLKGYHMKDPCSQPEEQGVTSPNIPPVGLPVVSHNGATKSIIDYTLEKVNEAKACLQSLTTDSRRQISNIKKEKLRTLIDLVTDDKMIENHNISTPFSCQFCKESFPGPIPLHQHERYLCKMNEEIKAVLQPHENIVPNKAGVFVDNKALLLSSVLSEKGMTSPINPYKDHMSVLKAYYAMNMEPNSDELLKISIAVGLPQEFVKEWFEQRKVYQYSNSRSPSLERNSKPLAPNSNPPTKDSLLPRSPVKPMDSITSPSIAELHNSVTNCDPPLRLTKPSHFTNIKPVEKLDHSRSNTPSPLNLSSTSSKNSHSSSYTPNSFSSEELQAEPLDLSLPKQMKEPKSIIAAKNKTKASSINLDHNSVSSSSENSDEPLNLTFIKKEFSNSNNLDNKSTNPVFGMNPFSAKPLYTALPPQSAFPPATFMPPVQTSIPGLRPYPGLDQMSFLPHMAYTYPTGAATFADMQQRRKYQRKQGFQGELLDGAQDYMSGLDDMTDSDSCLSRKKIKKTESGMYACDLCDKTFQKSSSLLRHKYEHTGKRPHQCQICKKAFKHKHHLIEHSRLHSGEKPYQCDKCGKRFSHSGSYSQHMNHRYSYCKREAEEREAAEREAREKGHLEPTELLMNRAYLQSITPQGYSDSEERESMPRDGESEKEHEKEGEDGYEKLGRQDGDEEFEEEEEESENKSMDTDPETIRDEEETGDHSMDDSSEDGKMETKSDHEEDNMEDGM; the protein is encoded by the exons TTAAGAATGCAAATTGCACATCAGACTTTGAGGAATACTTtgccaaaagaaaactggaggaaCGCGATGGCCATGCAGTCAGCATCGAGGAGTACCTTCAGCGCAGTGACACAGCCATTATTTACCCAGAAGCCCCTGAGGAGCTGTCTCGCCTTGGCACGCCAGAGGCCAATGGGCAAGAAGAAAATG ACCTGCCACCTGGAACTCCAGATGCTTTTGCCCAACTGCTGACCTGCCCCTACTGCGACCGGGGCTACAAGCGCTTGACATCACTGAAGGAGCACATCAAGTACCGCCACGAGAAGAATGAGGAGAACTTTTCCTGCCCTCTTTGTAGCTACACGTTTGCCTACCGCACGCAGCTCGAGCGGCATATGGTGACGCACAAGCCAGGGACAGATCAG CACCAAATGCTGACCCAAGGAGCAGGTAACCGCAAGTTCAAATGCACAGAGTGCGGCAAGGCCTTCAAATACAAACACCATCTGAAGGAGCACCTGCGAATTCACAGCG GTGAAAAACCATACGAGTGCCCAAACTGCAAGAAACGTTTCTCCCATTCTGGTTCCTACAGTTCACACATCAGCAGCAAGAAATGTATTGGTTTAATCTCTGTAAATGGCCGAATGAGAAACAATATCAAGACGGGTTCTTCCCctaattctgtttcttcttctcctactAATTCAGCCATTACCCAGTTAAGAAACAAATTGGAGAACGGAAAACCACTTAGTATGTCTGAACAAACAGGcttacttaaaattaaaacagaaccACTAGACTTCAATGACTATAAAGTTCTTATGGCCACACACGGGTTTAGTGGCACTAGTCCCTTTATGAATGGTGCACTTGGAGCCACCAGCCCTTTAGGAGTTCATCCGTCTGCTCAGAGTCCAATGCAGCACTTAGGTGTAGGGATGGAAGCCCCTTTACTTGGATTTCCCACAATGAATAGTAATTTAAGCGAGGTACAAAAAGTTCTACAGATTGTAGACAATACGGTTTCCAGGCAAAAAATGGACTGCAAGGCTGAAGAAATTTCAAAGTTGAAAGGTTATCACATGAAGGATCCATGCTCTCAACCTGAGGAACAAGGAGTTACTTCTCCTAATATTCCACCTGTCGGTCTTCCAGTAGTGAGTCATAATGGTGCCACTAAAAGTATTATTGACTATACATTAGAAAAGGTCAATGAAGCCAAAGCTTGCCTCCAGAGCTTGACTACTGACTCAAGGAGACAGATCAGtaatataaagaaagagaagctACGTACTTTAATAGATTTGGTCACCGATGATAAAATGATTGAGAACCACAACATATCCACTCCGTTTTCATGCCAGTTCTGTAAAGAAAGTTTCCCTGGCCCCATTCCCTTGCATCAGCATGAACGTTACCTTTGTAAGATGAATGAAGAGATCAAGGCAGTCCTGCAACCTCATGAAAACATAGTCCCCAACAAAGCTGGAGTTTTTGTTGATAATAAAGCCCTCCTCTTGTCATCTGTACTTTCTGAGAAAGGAATGACAAGCCCCATCAACCCATACAAGGACCACATGTCTGTACTTAAAGCATATTATGCTATGAACATGGAGCCCAACTCTGATGAACTGCTGAAAATTTCCATTGCTGTGGGCCTTCCTCAGGAATTTGTGAAGGAATGGTTTGAGCAACGAAAAGTCTACCAGTATTCAAATTCCAGGTCACCATCACTGGAAAGGAACTCCAAGCCGTTAGCTCCCAACAGTAACCCTCCCACAAAAGACTCTTTATTACCCAGGTCTCCTGTAAAACCTATGGACTCCATAACATCACCGTCTATAGCAGAACTCCACAACAGTGTTACGAATTGTGATCCTCCTCTCAGGCTAACAAAACCTTCCCATTTTACCAATATTAAACCAGTTGAAAAATTGGACCACTCGAGGAGTAATACTCCTTCTCCCTTAAATCTTTCCTCCACATCTTCTAAAAACTCCCACAGTAGTTCTTACACTCCAAACAGCTTCTCTTCTGAGGAGCTCCAGGCTGAGCCTTTGGACTTGTCATtaccaaaacaaatgaaagaaccCAAAAGTATTATAGCcgcaaagaacaaaacaaaagctaGCAGCATAAATTTAGACCACAACAGTGTTTCTTCATCATCTGAAAACTCAGATGAGCCTCTAAACTTGACTTTTATCAAGAAGGAGTTTTCGAATTCAAATAATCTGGACAACAAAAGCACTAACCCAGTGTTCGGCATGAACCCATTTAGTGCCAAACCTTTATACACGGCTCTTCCTCCACAAAGCGCATTTCCCCCGGCCACTTTCATGCCACCAGTCCAGACCAGTATCCCTGGGCTCCGACCATACCCAGGACTGGATCAGATGAGCTTCCTACCACATATGGCCTATACCTATCCAACTGGAGCAGCTACTTTTGCTGATATGCAGCAAAGAAGAAAGTACCAGCGGAAACAAGGATTTCAG GGAGAATTGCTTGATGGAGCACAAGACTACATGTCAGGCCTAGATGACATGACAGACTCCGACTCCTGTCTGTCTCGAAAGAAGATCAAGAAGACAGAGAGTGGCATGTATGCATGTGACTTATGTGACAAGACATTCCAGAAAAGCAGTTCCCTTCTGCGACATAAATACGAACACACAG GAAAAAGACCACATCAGTGTCAGATTTGTAAGAAAGCGTTTAAACACAAGCACCACCTTATCGAGCACTCGAGGCTTCACTCAGGCGAGAAGCCCTATCAGTGTGATAAATGTGGCAAGCGCTTCTCACACTCGGGCTCCTACTCGCAGCACATGAATCACAGGTATTCCTACTGCAAGCGGGAGGCGGAGGAGCGGGAAGCGGCGGAGCGCGAGGCGCGCGAGAAAGGGCACTTGGAACCCACCGAGCTGCTGATGAACCGGGCTTACTTGCAGAGCATTACTCCTCAGGGGTACTCTGACTCGGAGGAGCGGGAGAGTATGCCGAGGGATGGCGAGAGCGAGAAGGAGCACGAGAAGGAAGGCGAAGATGGCTATGAGAAGCTGGGGAGACAGGATGGCGATGAGGAgtttgaggaggaagaggaagaaagtgaaaataaaagtatgGATACGGATCCCGAAACGATACGAGATGAAGAGGAGACTGGAGATCACTCCATGGACGATAGTTCGGAGGATGGGAAAATGGAAACCAAATCAGACCACGAGGAAGACAATATGGAAGATGGCATGTAA
- the ZEB2 gene encoding zinc finger E-box-binding homeobox 2 isoform X3: protein MKQPIMADGPRCKRRKQANPRRKNVVNYDNVVDTGSETDEEDKLQIAEEDGIANPLDQERSPASVPNHESSPHVSQGLLPREEEEDEIRESGVEHTWHTSNILQASVDGPVKNANCTSDFEEYFAKRKLEERDGHAVSIEEYLQRSDTAIIYPEAPEELSRLGTPEANGQEENDLPPGTPDAFAQLLTCPYCDRGYKRLTSLKEHIKYRHEKNEENFSCPLCSYTFAYRTQLERHMVTHKPGTDQHQMLTQGAGNRKFKCTECGKAFKYKHHLKEHLRIHSGEKPYECPNCKKRFSHSGSYSSHISSKKCIGLISVNGRMRNNIKTGSSPNSVSSSPTNSAITQLRNKLENGKPLSMSEQTGLLKIKTEPLDFNDYKVLMATHGFSGTSPFMNGALGATSPLGVHPSAQSPMQHLGVGMEAPLLGFPTMNSNLSEVQKVLQIVDNTVSRQKMDCKAEEISKLKGYHMKDPCSQPEEQGVTSPNIPPVGLPVVSHNGATKSIIDYTLEKVNEAKACLQSLTTDSRRQISNIKKEKLRTLIDLVTDDKMIENHNISTPFSCQFCKESFPGPIPLHQHERYLCKMNEEIKAVLQPHENIVPNKAGVFVDNKALLLSSVLSEKGMTSPINPYKDHMSVLKAYYAMNMEPNSDELLKISIAVGLPQEFVKEWFEQRKVYQYSNSRSPSLERNSKPLAPNSNPPTKDSLLPRSPVKPMDSITSPSIAELHNSVTNCDPPLRLTKPSHFTNIKPVEKLDHSRSNTPSPLNLSSTSSKNSHSSSYTPNSFSSEELQAEPLDLSLPKQMKEPKSIIAAKNKTKASSINLDHNSVSSSSENSDEPLNLTFIKKEFSNSNNLDNKSTNPVFGMNPFSAKPLYTALPPQSAFPPATFMPPVQTSIPGLRPYPGLDQMSFLPHMAYTYPTGAATFADMQQRRKYQRKQGFQGELLDGAQDYMSGLDDMTDSDSCLSRKKIKKTESGMYACDLCDKTFQKSSSLLRHKYEHTGKRPHQCQICKKAFKHKHHLIEHSRLHSGEKPYQCDKCGKRFSHSGSYSQHMNHRYSYCKREAEEREAAEREAREKGHLEPTELLMNRAYLQSITPQGYSDSEERESMPRDGESEKEHEKEGEDGYEKLGRQDGDEEFEEEEEESENKSMDTDPETIRDEEETGDHSMDDSSEDGKMETKSDHEEDNMEDGM from the exons TTAAGAATGCAAATTGCACATCAGACTTTGAGGAATACTTtgccaaaagaaaactggaggaaCGCGATGGCCATGCAGTCAGCATCGAGGAGTACCTTCAGCGCAGTGACACAGCCATTATTTACCCAGAAGCCCCTGAGGAGCTGTCTCGCCTTGGCACGCCAGAGGCCAATGGGCAAGAAGAAAATG ACCTGCCACCTGGAACTCCAGATGCTTTTGCCCAACTGCTGACCTGCCCCTACTGCGACCGGGGCTACAAGCGCTTGACATCACTGAAGGAGCACATCAAGTACCGCCACGAGAAGAATGAGGAGAACTTTTCCTGCCCTCTTTGTAGCTACACGTTTGCCTACCGCACGCAGCTCGAGCGGCATATGGTGACGCACAAGCCAGGGACAGATCAG CACCAAATGCTGACCCAAGGAGCAGGTAACCGCAAGTTCAAATGCACAGAGTGCGGCAAGGCCTTCAAATACAAACACCATCTGAAGGAGCACCTGCGAATTCACAGCG GTGAAAAACCATACGAGTGCCCAAACTGCAAGAAACGTTTCTCCCATTCTGGTTCCTACAGTTCACACATCAGCAGCAAGAAATGTATTGGTTTAATCTCTGTAAATGGCCGAATGAGAAACAATATCAAGACGGGTTCTTCCCctaattctgtttcttcttctcctactAATTCAGCCATTACCCAGTTAAGAAACAAATTGGAGAACGGAAAACCACTTAGTATGTCTGAACAAACAGGcttacttaaaattaaaacagaaccACTAGACTTCAATGACTATAAAGTTCTTATGGCCACACACGGGTTTAGTGGCACTAGTCCCTTTATGAATGGTGCACTTGGAGCCACCAGCCCTTTAGGAGTTCATCCGTCTGCTCAGAGTCCAATGCAGCACTTAGGTGTAGGGATGGAAGCCCCTTTACTTGGATTTCCCACAATGAATAGTAATTTAAGCGAGGTACAAAAAGTTCTACAGATTGTAGACAATACGGTTTCCAGGCAAAAAATGGACTGCAAGGCTGAAGAAATTTCAAAGTTGAAAGGTTATCACATGAAGGATCCATGCTCTCAACCTGAGGAACAAGGAGTTACTTCTCCTAATATTCCACCTGTCGGTCTTCCAGTAGTGAGTCATAATGGTGCCACTAAAAGTATTATTGACTATACATTAGAAAAGGTCAATGAAGCCAAAGCTTGCCTCCAGAGCTTGACTACTGACTCAAGGAGACAGATCAGtaatataaagaaagagaagctACGTACTTTAATAGATTTGGTCACCGATGATAAAATGATTGAGAACCACAACATATCCACTCCGTTTTCATGCCAGTTCTGTAAAGAAAGTTTCCCTGGCCCCATTCCCTTGCATCAGCATGAACGTTACCTTTGTAAGATGAATGAAGAGATCAAGGCAGTCCTGCAACCTCATGAAAACATAGTCCCCAACAAAGCTGGAGTTTTTGTTGATAATAAAGCCCTCCTCTTGTCATCTGTACTTTCTGAGAAAGGAATGACAAGCCCCATCAACCCATACAAGGACCACATGTCTGTACTTAAAGCATATTATGCTATGAACATGGAGCCCAACTCTGATGAACTGCTGAAAATTTCCATTGCTGTGGGCCTTCCTCAGGAATTTGTGAAGGAATGGTTTGAGCAACGAAAAGTCTACCAGTATTCAAATTCCAGGTCACCATCACTGGAAAGGAACTCCAAGCCGTTAGCTCCCAACAGTAACCCTCCCACAAAAGACTCTTTATTACCCAGGTCTCCTGTAAAACCTATGGACTCCATAACATCACCGTCTATAGCAGAACTCCACAACAGTGTTACGAATTGTGATCCTCCTCTCAGGCTAACAAAACCTTCCCATTTTACCAATATTAAACCAGTTGAAAAATTGGACCACTCGAGGAGTAATACTCCTTCTCCCTTAAATCTTTCCTCCACATCTTCTAAAAACTCCCACAGTAGTTCTTACACTCCAAACAGCTTCTCTTCTGAGGAGCTCCAGGCTGAGCCTTTGGACTTGTCATtaccaaaacaaatgaaagaaccCAAAAGTATTATAGCcgcaaagaacaaaacaaaagctaGCAGCATAAATTTAGACCACAACAGTGTTTCTTCATCATCTGAAAACTCAGATGAGCCTCTAAACTTGACTTTTATCAAGAAGGAGTTTTCGAATTCAAATAATCTGGACAACAAAAGCACTAACCCAGTGTTCGGCATGAACCCATTTAGTGCCAAACCTTTATACACGGCTCTTCCTCCACAAAGCGCATTTCCCCCGGCCACTTTCATGCCACCAGTCCAGACCAGTATCCCTGGGCTCCGACCATACCCAGGACTGGATCAGATGAGCTTCCTACCACATATGGCCTATACCTATCCAACTGGAGCAGCTACTTTTGCTGATATGCAGCAAAGAAGAAAGTACCAGCGGAAACAAGGATTTCAG GGAGAATTGCTTGATGGAGCACAAGACTACATGTCAGGCCTAGATGACATGACAGACTCCGACTCCTGTCTGTCTCGAAAGAAGATCAAGAAGACAGAGAGTGGCATGTATGCATGTGACTTATGTGACAAGACATTCCAGAAAAGCAGTTCCCTTCTGCGACATAAATACGAACACACAG GAAAAAGACCACATCAGTGTCAGATTTGTAAGAAAGCGTTTAAACACAAGCACCACCTTATCGAGCACTCGAGGCTTCACTCAGGCGAGAAGCCCTATCAGTGTGATAAATGTGGCAAGCGCTTCTCACACTCGGGCTCCTACTCGCAGCACATGAATCACAGGTATTCCTACTGCAAGCGGGAGGCGGAGGAGCGGGAAGCGGCGGAGCGCGAGGCGCGCGAGAAAGGGCACTTGGAACCCACCGAGCTGCTGATGAACCGGGCTTACTTGCAGAGCATTACTCCTCAGGGGTACTCTGACTCGGAGGAGCGGGAGAGTATGCCGAGGGATGGCGAGAGCGAGAAGGAGCACGAGAAGGAAGGCGAAGATGGCTATGAGAAGCTGGGGAGACAGGATGGCGATGAGGAgtttgaggaggaagaggaagaaagtgaaaataaaagtatgGATACGGATCCCGAAACGATACGAGATGAAGAGGAGACTGGAGATCACTCCATGGACGATAGTTCGGAGGATGGGAAAATGGAAACCAAATCAGACCACGAGGAAGACAATATGGAAGATGGCATGTAA